From a single Nitrososphaerota archaeon genomic region:
- a CDS encoding glycosyltransferase family 4 protein — MKIVENYRNPIDEREILVQIVGNSNRLSLGVKRYVKDLTNSLQKAGVKLSSSKHDGGVVHAVSPVFLPNGKPFVVTVGDIAPLSEGNSEWVNYGSLSARVYRLYFSQIVTRSFKCADAIIALSSQTAQEIYDIFPQHKEKVKMVSPGISGKFTPRERKPHQGIRIGYYREMHPRMQKLIAILTEKKLSFSLHSLTGTSEDNIVDYYNSIDYFIDFMPYRGFGYPLVEARACGTSVILRKDAKIPYEVKRLSLLVEDEQDAADKIASGVLQPYVPVPFKIEKMTSETIRVYEKLLDLR; from the coding sequence TTGAAAATAGTTGAAAACTATCGAAACCCAATTGACGAACGTGAAATCCTCGTCCAAATCGTGGGGAATTCGAATAGACTTTCTCTCGGGGTGAAGAGGTACGTCAAAGACCTAACTAACTCACTCCAAAAAGCGGGCGTGAAATTGAGCTCTTCCAAACACGACGGGGGAGTCGTCCATGCAGTCTCGCCTGTGTTTTTGCCGAATGGTAAACCGTTCGTGGTCACCGTCGGCGACATCGCACCACTTAGTGAAGGAAATTCAGAGTGGGTAAACTATGGCTCCCTCTCTGCAAGAGTCTATCGCTTGTATTTCTCGCAGATTGTCACACGGTCTTTCAAATGCGCAGACGCGATAATCGCCCTCTCGTCTCAGACGGCTCAGGAGATTTACGATATCTTCCCACAGCATAAGGAGAAAGTGAAGATGGTAAGCCCTGGAATAAGCGGGAAGTTCACCCCTAGAGAGAGGAAACCGCATCAAGGAATTCGGATAGGGTACTACAGGGAGATGCATCCAAGGATGCAAAAGTTAATTGCAATTCTGACGGAGAAGAAGTTGAGTTTCTCCTTGCATTCTCTTACGGGGACTAGTGAGGATAACATCGTCGACTATTACAACTCGATTGACTATTTTATCGATTTTATGCCATACCGAGGCTTCGGGTACCCTCTGGTGGAGGCACGTGCCTGCGGGACCTCTGTTATCTTACGCAAAGATGCGAAGATTCCATATGAGGTAAAGAGACTCTCACTCCTTGTGGAGGACGAGCAGGATGCAGCGGATAAGATAGCGTCCGGTGTCTTGCAGCCCTACGTGCCAGTACCCTTCAAGATAGAAAAGATGACCTCGGAAACTATAAGGGTGTATGAGAAACTTCTAGACCTAAGATGA